A stretch of the Solanum dulcamara chromosome 6, daSolDulc1.2, whole genome shotgun sequence genome encodes the following:
- the LOC129893255 gene encoding xyloglucan galactosyltransferase XLT2-like: protein MLPSENSSPRKTFKKLRNSFHLIKSQVGFHHCKWFLLIILIQVTFILFLAGTSPPAISLRQHHQHQQQQQRFQISKPQKQSIHQQKQSKDQVQILQDSKPKNKRLEQAKEPHNECESGRVYVYDLPTKFNKDLLNNCHDLDPWSSRCNAVSNGGLGPKATGLDSIVPENLLSAWYWTDMYSAEVIYHERILNYKCRTLNPQNATAFYIPFYAGLAIGKILWFTTAKQRDRPSEIMLEWVKDQPYWNQNQGSDHFLMLGRLTWAFRRKTDDDSDWGTSFLRMPLMKNVLRLSIEKNPWDDLEVSVPYPTAFHPQFETEIKQWQDFVRSRNRSSHFCFVGAVRKKIKNDFREVLMNYCKNETGSCKIVDCSVAHCYDGAPAILEAFLDSDFCLQPKGDGFTRRSMFDCMMAGSIPVYFWEGSFKTQYEWHLPLPSEDYSVYMDHTEVRNDTKIIRKVLDKFTKEDVRKMREILIDAMPKYLYARSNQGLGTSNDAFDIAIDQVLKRFKKQREQQKQILEKSRKDEKSIE, encoded by the coding sequence TTCTCATTCAAGTTACCTTCATTCTTTTCCTCGCCGGAACTTCCCCTCCGGCCATTTCCCTCCGACAACACCACCAGCaccagcagcagcagcagcgcTTCCAAATCTCGAAACCTCAAAAACAGAGCATTCACCAACAGAAACAGAGCAAGGACCAAGTTCAAATCTTGCAAGATTCAAAACCCAAAAACAAACGGTTAGAACAAGCTAAGGAGCCCCACAATGAGTGTGAATCCGGGAGAGTTTATGTATACGATCTTCCAACAAAGTTCAACAAAGATCTTTTAAACAACTGTCATGATTTAGACCCATGGAGTTCTCGATGCAACGCGGTTTCAAATGGCGGTCTTGGCCCAAAAGCAACTGGACTCGACTCAATCGTACCGGAGAATCTCCTGTCAGCTTGGTACTGGACAGACATGTACTCCGCTGAAGTCATTTACCACGAAAGGATTTTGAACTACAAATGCAGAACATTAAACCCCCAAAATGCTACTGCATTTTACATCCCCTTTTATGCAGGGCTTGCAATTGGGAAGATTTTATGGTTCACCACGGCTAAACAACGAGATCGCCCTAGTGAAATCATGTTAGAATGGGTTAAAGATCAACCTTATTGGAATCAAAATCAGGGTTCGGATCATTTCTTGATGCTCGGTAGATTAACATGGGCATTTCGAAGAAAAACAGATGATGATTCCGATTGGGGCACGAGTTTTCTCCGAATGCCATTGATGAAAAATGTTCTCCGTTTATCTATTGAAAAGAATCCGTGGGATGATTTAGAGGTTAGTGTTCCTTATCCTACTGCTTTTCACCCACAGTTCGAAACAGAGATCAAACAATGGCAAGATTTCGTGAGGTCGCGTAATCGTTCTAGCCATTTTTGCTTCGTGGGTGCTGTGAGGAAGAAGATCAAGAATGATTTCAGAGAAGTGTTGATGAATTACTGCAAGAACGAAACTGGTTCTTGCAAGATTGTGGATTGTTCCGTCGCGCATTGTTATGACGGAGCACCAGCAATTCTTGAAGCATTTTTGGATTCTGATTTCTGTTTACAACCAAAAGGGGATGGATTTACAAGAAGATCGATGTTCGATTGCATGATGGCAGGTTCAATTCCAGTGTATTTTTGGGAAGGAAGTTTTAAGACTCAATATGAATGGCATTTGCCTTTACCATCAGAGGATTATTCAGTATATATGGATCATACTGAAGTTAGAAATGATACTAAAATAATTAGAAAAGTCCTTGACAAGTTTACTAAAGAGGATGTgagaaaaatgagagaaattttGATTGATGCTATGCCTAAGTATTTGTATGCAAGGTCTAATCAGGGATTAGGGACTAGTAATGATGCTTTTGATATTGCTATTGATCAAGTTTTGAAGAGATTCAAGAAGCAAAGGGAACAACAAAAACAAATCTTGGAGAAATCAAGAAAAGATGAAAAATCTATAGAATAA